Genomic segment of Harmonia axyridis chromosome 6, icHarAxyr1.1, whole genome shotgun sequence:
CTCTACCCATTGAGGATAAACCCAAACCTGCTGAAAAACCCGAACAAGAAATCAAAGTTCCATCTGAACCAGTACCCACACTCAAATCCAGTGCTCCTGTAGAAGCCTCAAATGAAAAGAAAGAAGAACAATCCCCAGCAGAATTAGAGAAACCATTGGCTCTTCCAGCTTTGAAAAAAGAAACACCAGCTGAACCTGCCAAAGCCGAAGAAGCCGCCCCAAGTGAACAAAAAGTTGAAGCCTCTCCTGTTGTTGAAGAAGCTGTACCCCAATTGAAATCTACCgaaaatttggaagaaaaaCCAGTAGCAccttcaactgaaaaaatagcCGAAAAGAAGGAAGTCTCTTCTGAAAACGAAAAGCCTTTGGAAAAACCAGATGATAACAAAGTTGAGGAAGtgaagaaagaagaaaaaaaagctGAAGAAATCAAAGAGGAATTGAAACCAGCTGATGTACCCGAAGCTAAGTCAGTAGTTATCCCAGAAACTAAACCCGAAGAAAAAAAGAGCGAAGAAGCCAAACCTGAAGTAATTGTACCAACAGTAAAATCACTTTCTGGAGTTGAAGATAAAGCAATTGAAAAGAAGGCTTTACCCGAAATTCCAAAAGAGACACCTGCTGTTCCAGAATCAAAACCTATCGAGAAGAAAGTAGAAAAGGTAGAAGAAAAACCTAAagtagaagaaaaatcaaaagtagAAGAAAAACCAATAGTAGAAGAAAAACCAAAAGTAGAAGAAAAACCAAAAGTAGAAGAAAAACCAAAAGTTGAAGAGCCAAAGGTAACGGCAAAATCAATCGAAGAGAGTAAACCCGAAGAAAGTAAGCCAGAAGAGAAGAAACCCGAAGTAATCACAACGGAAAAAGTACCTCTCACTAGTGTGTCAAGTTCTTGAAGTTTTTAGGATTTTTCTAACTCAACAAGTTCCACAGACTGACAGAGGTTTGCTTGCCCTTTTGTTCCGAAGCACTTAAAAAATGTGAACATCTGGTTAACCAGACCTCAACCTCATTGATTCTTATTTATAATGTGCTCGATTCCTTGTGGTGGAGCATTTGTTGCTGTCGACAGGGTGGTCAATAATTGTTTTTCGTTGTGTAATAGTGTCATCATCGCTCAATGAAGGACTTAATTCATTTCATACATAACCGACTTTGCCAACTAAGTGAATAAGTACGTCACAATTCTAGATTATAAACGTAATTTAAAGAATTAATTTATGTATTTGAACCGTTGAATAAAGTTTGATACATATATATGTTTCTCATTGTTCTATTCCGATTTTATGTGGAGAGAAATTGATATGAACCAACTACCGATCAGTGaagtgaaaattatattttatttcattattcggTGATAGTTGGAGGTCTCAGGACGTCTATAAGAGTCAGAATAGAAAACATTTatgttaattatatttttaacaGATAATGATTTTAAAGTTATAACAGGAATATTTCATTGAGGTGTAGCATTATAGGTACTTCTTAAACTGAAATAAGTGAATGGTCAAAATTTGGGCAATCGAAATCAGGAGATATCAAGAAAAATAAgtaatgataaaaataaaataagtaaCCTCCGCTTTCATGAACCGCATACTTGGCCATACTTTTAATATACCTATAGCAAGTGTAGTATCAATagcaatgatttttttttagtgaaagATCCAGATATGGCTATAGCCATAAATTGATTCAAGTTTCAATCAAAATAGTCCTTAGTATGACTAGCTGCATAAGGCCAGAAAAGGAGATTGCATAGGAACTGAAGTTAGGATAAAACATTTAGTGCCACCAATTCCTGTAGGATCCCTGGGAGATCCTTATTCATAAACAATCAATCACACGCtataaccatagtataaggaaaggatataCTATGCTATAACTTATATACAGGGAGTCCcgggagtaactgtacatactctctTACCAGAGAAAGAGTAGAGACTACTCTCAGAGGAAGAGTAGGACTAGGCGAGTACGCAGTGGCGCGCCATGGGGGACCCAGGCCATCCCTAAAATTCTGCTTGCTCCCCTAAAATTTGTCATACTACGGCTAAAAGATTAGctgaactataatttcgctttatTTTGGTCCCCCCGAAAAAATCCGGCaccctcttggccacccctgtttttgaaagcagGAGTCGCCACTGCGAGTACGGTTTGtctacaaaaaattaatttctgcctttcctaagaaagctacagggtgagtttgtatattcatgaaaataataaaaccatcatcagaaccaaactaaTCGGCGGAATTCATTGAAACTCAATATGTAATTGACACATGACGAGGTCGAGTCAGACATATATTAATATTCCAGGACCGGA
This window contains:
- the LOC123682727 gene encoding neurofilament heavy polypeptide-like, whose product is MKIAAGLLLLIASALAYPLAESDVKSSEVPLVITDYSSVAKAEVVHDAPHGAAGHAHDSDESSSSESSEKSAEIEKPKQDKSEESSEEGVMQDGIPASTLKSIEAKPEAKEEAKELPKPQEPVPIAEAEKAVKPEENKKEEIPKVEKPEEDKKVSPPSLKSLPIEDKPKPAEKPEQEIKVPSEPVPTLKSSAPVEASNEKKEEQSPAELEKPLALPALKKETPAEPAKAEEAAPSEQKVEASPVVEEAVPQLKSTENLEEKPVAPSTEKIAEKKEVSSENEKPLEKPDDNKVEEVKKEEKKAEEIKEELKPADVPEAKSVVIPETKPEEKKSEEAKPEVIVPTVKSLSGVEDKAIEKKALPEIPKETPAVPESKPIEKKVEKVEEKPKVEEKSKVEEKPIVEEKPKVEEKPKVEEKPKVEEPKVTAKSIEESKPEESKPEEKKPEVITTEKVPLTSVSSS